CGTCGAACGGGAGCTGGCGTTCGGCCTGGAAAACCTCGGCCTGCCGCCGGAGGAGATCCGGACCCGCGTCGAGGATGTCTCCCGTGACCTCTCGATCCGCCCCCTCCTCGACAGGGCGCCGCACTCGCTCTCGGGAGGCGAGAAGCAGCGCGTCGCCATCGCGGCGGTTCTCGCCATGCGTCCCGACGTACTCGCGCTCGACGAGCCGACGTCTCTCCTGGACGGACGGGGCAGGGCCGAGGTCCTCAAGCTCGTCGGTTCCCTGAGGAGCGAGACCCTGGTTCACGTGACGCAGTTCCCCGACGAGATCGCCCTGGCCGGGCGTGTCATCGTCCTCGAGCGGGGGCGGGTCGTTTTCGACGGGGCCCCCGGCGCCCTCTTCGGCCGCCGGGATGAACTCGCACGCTGGGGACTGGCTCGTCCGAGAACGGCCGCGGTCGCTGACAGGCTTCGAAGCGCGGGATTCGACGTGCCGGGCGACGCATGGTCGCTCGATGCGCTCGTGAGGGCCCTTTCGAGGGAGGGTAC
The sequence above is a segment of the Candidatus Effluviviaceae Genus V sp. genome. Coding sequences within it:
- a CDS encoding ATP-binding cassette domain-containing protein → MIHFRDVGYSYVPGGDKALDAVSITIEAGERVAVAGASGSGKSTLLKLMNGLATPSVGTVLVAGVDTSDDSGVWDVRRRVGLIFQNPDNQLVSTTVERELAFGLENLGLPPEEIRTRVEDVSRDLSIRPLLDRAPHSLSGGEKQRVAIAAVLAMRPDVLALDEPTSLLDGRGRAEVLKLVGSLRSETLVHVTQFPDEIALAGRVIVLERGRVVFDGAPGALFGRRDELARWGLARPRTAAVADRLRSAGFDVPGDAWSLDALVRALSREGTGAGPA